The Halichoerus grypus chromosome 14, mHalGry1.hap1.1, whole genome shotgun sequence genome contains a region encoding:
- the TMEM252 gene encoding transmembrane protein 252, whose product MQNRTSLVLCALALLMGFLMICLGAFFISSESIFNCRGNLILAYMLLPLGFVILLSGMFWSTYHQARESKGVFSHVLRRQLSHGALPLATVDRPDFYPPAYEESLDAEKQPCPAEGDALDVPPPLYTEMGLELEDATDACPEAPPSYEESVAGGVPAATPLQDVQRQSQRC is encoded by the exons ATGCAGAACAGAACTAGTCTCGTTCTCTGTGCCCTTGCCCTCCTGATGGGCTTCCTGATGATCTGCCTGGGGGCCTTCTTCATTTCCTCAGAATCGATATTCAACTGTCGAGGGAACCTGATCCTGGCCTATATGCTTCTGCCACTGGGGTTTGTGATCCTTCTGAGTGGAATGTTCTGGAGCACCTACCACCAGGCAAGGGAAAGCAAAGGGGTGTTCTCCCATGTGCTCAGAAGACAACTTTCTCATGGGGCACTTCCCCTGGCCACAGTCGACAG GCCAGATTTCTACCCTCCTGCGTATGAAGAGAGTCTTGATGCCGAGAAGCAACCTTGTCCTGCAGAGGGAGACGCCTTGGATGTTCCTCCACCTCTGTACACAGAGATGGGCCTTGAACTCGAGGATGCAACGGATGCCTGCCCCGAGGCCCCACCTTCCTACGAGGAGTCTGTAGCAGGCGGGGTGCCGGCAGCCACACCATTGCAGGATGTTCAGAGGCAGAGCCAGCGATGCTGA